One stretch of Passer domesticus isolate bPasDom1 chromosome 2, bPasDom1.hap1, whole genome shotgun sequence DNA includes these proteins:
- the SESN3 gene encoding sestrin-3 isoform X1 — MNRLGSGPVGSAAAAAAGQYRVCGNCRKVPRQEKRVQVSPPLTRGPSAFIPENEVMQANGLDERTNLLVEEYSTSGRLDNITQVMSIHTQYLESFLRSQFYMLRMDGPLPLPYRHYIAIMAAARHQCSYLINMHVDEFLKTGGIAEWLNGLEYIPQRLKNLNEINKLLAHRPWLITKEHIQKLVKTGENNWSLPELVHAVVLLAHYHALASFVFGSGINPERDPDTSNGVRLIAVNNFCVCDLANDNNIENASLTSSNFGIADSLSELEALMERMKRLQEDKEDEEASQEEMATRFEKEKKESLLVISGAFDDEIVSTDVSRYVEDPGFGYKDFARRGEDHLPTFRAQDYTWENHGFSLVNRLYSDIGHLLDEKFRMVYNLTYNTMATHEDVDTTTLRRALFNYVHCMYGIRYDDYDYGEVNQLLERSLKVYIKTVTCYPERTTKRMYDSYWRQFKHSEKVHVNLLLMEARMQAELLYALRAITRHLT; from the exons GAAAAGAGAGTACAGGTCTCCCCACCATTGACAAGAGGACCAAGTGCCTTTATACCAGAGAATGAA GTTATGCAAGCAAACGGTTTGGATGAACGTACTAATCTTCTTGTGGAAGAATATTCTACGTCTGGTCGCCTGGACAACATCACACAGGTCATGAGTATCCATACTCAGTACCTGGAGTCTTTCCTCCGCAGCCAGTTCTATATGCTGCGCATGGATGGGCCCCTTCCTCTGCCCTACAGGCACTACATTGCTATCATG gctgctgccagaCATCAGTGCTCCTACCTAATAAATATGCACGTTGATGAGTTTCTGAAGACTGGCGGGATTGCAGAGTGGTTGAATGGTTTAGAATACATTCCCCAACGACTGAAAAACCTGAACGAAATAAACAAACTTCTTGCACACCGGCCCTGGCTGATCACGAAGGAGCACATCCAG AAACTTGTCAAGACTGGAGAAAATAATTGGTCTCTTCCTGAACTGGTGCATGCTGTTGTCCTGTTGGCCCATTATCATGCCTTGGCAAGTTTTGTATTTGGTAGTGGCATTAATCCAGAGAGAGATCCGGATACCTCTAATGGAGTCAGACTTATAGCAGTCAACAACTTCTGTGTCTGTGATCTTGCCAATGACAACAACATAGAAAATGCATCCCTCACAAGTAGCAACTTTGGG ATTGCAGATTCTTTAAGTGAGCTGGAGGCCCTGATGGAAAGGATGAAGAGACTACAAGAAGATAAAGAGGATGAAGAGGCCTCTCAGGAAGAAATGGCAACTCGCTttgagaaggagaagaaggagagtCTACTAGTAATTAGTGGAG CATTTGATGATGAAATAGTTTCTACAGATGTCTCCCGTTATGTTGAAGATCCTGGGTTTGGGTacaaagactttgcaaggcgaGGAGAAGACCATCTGCCAACATTCAGAGCTCAG GACTATACTTGGGAAAATCATGGCTTTTCCCTTGTAAACAGGCTTTATTCTGATATTGGGCATCTTCTGGATGAGAAGTTTCGGATGGTGTATAACCTCACGTATAACACTATGGCAACACATGAAGATGTTGATACAACTACACTAAGAAGAGCTTTATTTAACTATGTCCACTGTATGTATGGAATCAG GTATGATGACTACGACTATGGAGAAGTGAATCAGCTACTTGAACGCAGCCTGAAGGTTTACATAAAGACAGTGACCTGCTACCCAGAGAGAACGACCAAGCGCATGTACGATAGTTACTGGCGTCAGTTCAAGCACTCGGAGAAG GTTCATGTCAATCTACTTCTGATGGAAGCTCGGATGCAAGCCGAACTTCTGTACGCCCTTCGTGCCATAACTCGCCACTTAACCTGA
- the SESN3 gene encoding sestrin-3 isoform X2, with product MNRLGSGPVGSAAAAAAGQYRVCGNCRKVPRQVMQANGLDERTNLLVEEYSTSGRLDNITQVMSIHTQYLESFLRSQFYMLRMDGPLPLPYRHYIAIMAAARHQCSYLINMHVDEFLKTGGIAEWLNGLEYIPQRLKNLNEINKLLAHRPWLITKEHIQKLVKTGENNWSLPELVHAVVLLAHYHALASFVFGSGINPERDPDTSNGVRLIAVNNFCVCDLANDNNIENASLTSSNFGIADSLSELEALMERMKRLQEDKEDEEASQEEMATRFEKEKKESLLVISGAFDDEIVSTDVSRYVEDPGFGYKDFARRGEDHLPTFRAQDYTWENHGFSLVNRLYSDIGHLLDEKFRMVYNLTYNTMATHEDVDTTTLRRALFNYVHCMYGIRYDDYDYGEVNQLLERSLKVYIKTVTCYPERTTKRMYDSYWRQFKHSEKVHVNLLLMEARMQAELLYALRAITRHLT from the exons GTTATGCAAGCAAACGGTTTGGATGAACGTACTAATCTTCTTGTGGAAGAATATTCTACGTCTGGTCGCCTGGACAACATCACACAGGTCATGAGTATCCATACTCAGTACCTGGAGTCTTTCCTCCGCAGCCAGTTCTATATGCTGCGCATGGATGGGCCCCTTCCTCTGCCCTACAGGCACTACATTGCTATCATG gctgctgccagaCATCAGTGCTCCTACCTAATAAATATGCACGTTGATGAGTTTCTGAAGACTGGCGGGATTGCAGAGTGGTTGAATGGTTTAGAATACATTCCCCAACGACTGAAAAACCTGAACGAAATAAACAAACTTCTTGCACACCGGCCCTGGCTGATCACGAAGGAGCACATCCAG AAACTTGTCAAGACTGGAGAAAATAATTGGTCTCTTCCTGAACTGGTGCATGCTGTTGTCCTGTTGGCCCATTATCATGCCTTGGCAAGTTTTGTATTTGGTAGTGGCATTAATCCAGAGAGAGATCCGGATACCTCTAATGGAGTCAGACTTATAGCAGTCAACAACTTCTGTGTCTGTGATCTTGCCAATGACAACAACATAGAAAATGCATCCCTCACAAGTAGCAACTTTGGG ATTGCAGATTCTTTAAGTGAGCTGGAGGCCCTGATGGAAAGGATGAAGAGACTACAAGAAGATAAAGAGGATGAAGAGGCCTCTCAGGAAGAAATGGCAACTCGCTttgagaaggagaagaaggagagtCTACTAGTAATTAGTGGAG CATTTGATGATGAAATAGTTTCTACAGATGTCTCCCGTTATGTTGAAGATCCTGGGTTTGGGTacaaagactttgcaaggcgaGGAGAAGACCATCTGCCAACATTCAGAGCTCAG GACTATACTTGGGAAAATCATGGCTTTTCCCTTGTAAACAGGCTTTATTCTGATATTGGGCATCTTCTGGATGAGAAGTTTCGGATGGTGTATAACCTCACGTATAACACTATGGCAACACATGAAGATGTTGATACAACTACACTAAGAAGAGCTTTATTTAACTATGTCCACTGTATGTATGGAATCAG GTATGATGACTACGACTATGGAGAAGTGAATCAGCTACTTGAACGCAGCCTGAAGGTTTACATAAAGACAGTGACCTGCTACCCAGAGAGAACGACCAAGCGCATGTACGATAGTTACTGGCGTCAGTTCAAGCACTCGGAGAAG GTTCATGTCAATCTACTTCTGATGGAAGCTCGGATGCAAGCCGAACTTCTGTACGCCCTTCGTGCCATAACTCGCCACTTAACCTGA